Within the Mumia flava genome, the region GAAGCTCGACCGGCGCTACACCGCCCTGCACCGGCGCGCGTACGGCCGGTTCCCGAGCACCCAGCGGTTCGGGCGCCGGCTGACCTGGGCACTGTCCGAGCAGCTGAACCGCGCGATGACCGAGCGCGGCCCGCTGGTCGGTGCGCTGGAGACCGTGTGGCGGCTCCAGCTGCGTGCCCAGGTCCGCGACCCGGCGCTGCGTGCCCGGCTCGTCCCCGACTTCCCGCTCGGCTGCAAGCGCCTGCTGTTCTCGAACGACTGGTACCCGGCGCTGACGCGCGACCACGTCGACGTGGTGACCGACGACCTCGTGGGCGTCGAGCGCGACGGCGTCCGCACGGCCGACGGCCGGCTGCACCGCGCGGACGTGCTGATCTGGGGCACGGGCTTCGCCGCGACGCGTTTCCTCGCGGACGTCGACGTGGTCGGCCGCGACGGGGCCAGGATCCACGACGTGTGGCGCGACGGCGCCCGGGCCCACCTCGGGATGACGGTCCCCGGGTTCCCCAACCTGTTCCTCGTCTACGGCCCGAACACGAATCTCGGCGGTTCCTCGATCATCACGATGATGGAGGCGCAGGCCCGCGCGATCGGCCGGGCAGCGGCCGCGCTCGGGGCCGGACGTCGGGCGCTCGAGGTGCGCGCCGACGTCGCCGACGCCTACGACGTCGAGATCCAGGACCGCCTCCGCGACAGCGTCTGGGCGGGCTGCACCAGCTGGTACCGCGAGCGGGGCGGGCGGATCAGCACGAACTGGCCCGGCCTCGTCCGCGAGTACGTCGACCGGGCCGCCGAGCTCGCGCTGGCCGACTTCGTGCCGGAGACCAGCGCGCCGGCCGGTGGCGACCGATGACCGGCCGGGCGTACCCGCCGGAGCCGTGGGACCTGTCCGGCCGCGGCTGGATCACGCTCTGGCGCGTCGCGACGGACGCGGTCCCTCCGCTGCCGCACGGGACCCGTCCGCTGCGCATCGGGCGCACGGCGCTGGCGGTGTCGGTGTTCGTCGACTACGCGCCGTCCGGGCTGCTCGCGTACCACGAGCTGCTCGCCGGCGTCGCCGTACGCCACGGTCGCACGCCGGGACTGTGCATCACCGACATCTGGGTCGACAGCCCCGAGTCGCGGGCCGG harbors:
- a CDS encoding flavin-containing monooxygenase — translated: MGPRLPRAIVVGAGLGGLGAAAELRRRGIGDITVLERAEDVGGVWRDNHYPGAACDVPSSLYSWSWSPNPGWTRRYARQPEILDYVRREARRSGLLDLVRTGARVTSARWDESAATWTVEVAGGRSYEAELLVMAQGQLSEPVVPPVPGADRFAGPAFHSARWDHEVDLAGRRVAVIGTGASAIQFVPRIVDAVGAMTVFQRTAPYVVPKLDRRYTALHRRAYGRFPSTQRFGRRLTWALSEQLNRAMTERGPLVGALETVWRLQLRAQVRDPALRARLVPDFPLGCKRLLFSNDWYPALTRDHVDVVTDDLVGVERDGVRTADGRLHRADVLIWGTGFAATRFLADVDVVGRDGARIHDVWRDGARAHLGMTVPGFPNLFLVYGPNTNLGGSSIITMMEAQARAIGRAAAALGAGRRALEVRADVADAYDVEIQDRLRDSVWAGCTSWYRERGGRISTNWPGLVREYVDRAAELALADFVPETSAPAGGDR